Proteins encoded together in one Kutzneria kofuensis window:
- a CDS encoding amidohydrolase family protein — translation MYVKDGVKYFVVDGHTHFWDASPANWVPGQEEYAKGWIECFHAYQSLGPAQTHWPIEKFQKYSEEQMMTDLFDEGHVDVAIFQPTDLRQWYTTGFNTTETNGELAERHPGKFVVNTNWDPRDGDDGLKALEERARRWGCKGVKLYTAEWKGDSRGWSLKSPEAARYLEKCQELGIKNVHVHKGPTIWPLDKDAFDVSDVDHAATNFPELNFVVEHVGLPRIEDFCFMATQEPNVYAGLSVVVGGLMHARPRFFAKVMGELLFWLGEDRLVFGADYAIWEPRWQVEGFVDWQMPDGEEFSDYGKLSVTAKKKILGLNAAKLYDLKVPPECDVDAPEVEPVGVPAS, via the coding sequence GTGTACGTCAAGGACGGCGTGAAGTACTTCGTGGTCGACGGCCACACCCACTTCTGGGACGCCAGCCCCGCCAACTGGGTGCCCGGCCAGGAGGAGTACGCCAAGGGCTGGATCGAGTGCTTCCACGCGTACCAGAGTCTCGGCCCGGCCCAGACGCACTGGCCGATCGAGAAGTTCCAGAAGTACTCCGAAGAGCAGATGATGACCGATCTGTTCGACGAGGGCCATGTGGACGTCGCGATCTTCCAGCCGACCGATCTCCGCCAGTGGTACACGACCGGGTTCAACACCACGGAGACCAACGGGGAGCTGGCCGAGCGGCATCCCGGCAAGTTCGTCGTGAACACCAACTGGGATCCCCGTGACGGCGATGACGGCCTGAAGGCGCTGGAGGAGCGAGCCCGGCGCTGGGGTTGCAAGGGCGTCAAGCTCTACACCGCGGAGTGGAAGGGCGACTCCCGGGGCTGGAGCCTGAAGAGCCCGGAGGCCGCGCGGTACCTGGAGAAGTGCCAGGAACTGGGCATCAAGAACGTGCACGTCCACAAGGGACCGACGATCTGGCCCCTGGACAAGGACGCGTTCGACGTGTCCGATGTGGACCACGCGGCGACCAACTTCCCCGAGCTGAACTTCGTCGTCGAGCACGTGGGACTACCCCGGATCGAGGACTTCTGCTTCATGGCGACGCAGGAGCCCAACGTGTACGCCGGGCTGTCCGTCGTGGTCGGCGGCCTGATGCACGCCCGGCCGCGGTTCTTCGCCAAGGTGATGGGCGAGCTGCTGTTCTGGCTCGGCGAGGACCGGCTGGTGTTCGGCGCGGACTACGCCATCTGGGAACCCAGGTGGCAGGTGGAGGGCTTCGTCGACTGGCAGATGCCCGACGGCGAGGAGTTCTCGGACTACGGCAAGCTGTCGGTCACCGCCAAGAAGAAGATCCTGGGCCTGAACGCGGCCAAGCTGTACGACCTGAAGGTGCCCCCGGAGTGCGATGTCGACGCGCCCGAGGTCGAGCCGGTCGGCGTGCCGGCGTCATGA
- a CDS encoding toluene hydroxylase: MTTTAEPSTERSVPKPVFTDAEAGAKVFPDSDARRFNYFTPAKRKQSHYEDVTVEVQPDPRHYLAQGWLYGFADGKGGYPLEWTALRAWGSDRPEPERYAGSGGQGYEWPAHGWHEFRDPNEEWELTLYRYNSNVVRQLNQNIEAARQAKAFDQWNRNWVQFVAQHVGAWMHVDHGLGLYLFANANRRAPTNMHNNAISVNSMHRIRAAQDLALYNLTLSEEIADFDGSAHIQTWNSDPAWQGVRETAEQLTSVWDWCEAVFAANIVFEPLVGELFRSNLVQQAAPSNGDFITPTLIGAEEYDFAERDLRYTKPMFHLLVNDKQFGAENRKLMQQWLSDWVPRCIHAARTLQPLWSQPDAKPPRFEDGLDRAKSRFSAILTDLELTAPKELGQ, encoded by the coding sequence ATGACAACGACCGCAGAACCCAGCACCGAACGCAGCGTGCCCAAGCCGGTGTTCACCGACGCCGAGGCGGGCGCCAAGGTGTTCCCCGACTCCGACGCGCGCCGCTTCAACTACTTCACGCCGGCCAAGCGCAAGCAGAGCCACTACGAGGACGTCACCGTCGAGGTGCAGCCCGACCCGCGGCACTACCTGGCCCAGGGCTGGCTGTACGGCTTCGCCGACGGCAAGGGCGGCTACCCCCTGGAGTGGACCGCCTTGCGGGCCTGGGGGAGCGACCGGCCGGAGCCGGAGCGCTACGCCGGCTCCGGCGGACAGGGCTACGAGTGGCCGGCGCACGGCTGGCACGAGTTCCGCGACCCCAACGAGGAGTGGGAGCTCACGCTCTACCGCTACAACTCCAACGTGGTCCGCCAGCTCAACCAGAACATCGAGGCCGCCCGCCAGGCCAAGGCGTTCGACCAGTGGAACCGCAACTGGGTGCAGTTCGTGGCCCAGCACGTGGGGGCGTGGATGCACGTGGACCACGGCCTGGGGCTCTACCTGTTCGCCAACGCCAACCGGCGTGCGCCCACGAACATGCACAACAACGCGATCTCCGTGAACAGCATGCACCGCATCCGGGCCGCGCAGGACCTGGCGCTGTACAACCTGACGCTGAGCGAGGAGATCGCCGACTTCGACGGCAGTGCCCACATCCAGACCTGGAACTCCGACCCGGCCTGGCAGGGCGTGCGCGAGACCGCCGAGCAGCTGACCTCGGTGTGGGACTGGTGCGAGGCGGTGTTCGCGGCCAACATCGTGTTCGAGCCGCTGGTCGGGGAACTGTTCCGCAGCAACCTGGTCCAGCAGGCGGCGCCGTCCAACGGGGACTTCATCACACCGACCCTGATCGGCGCGGAGGAGTACGACTTCGCCGAGCGGGATCTCCGCTACACCAAGCCGATGTTCCACCTGCTGGTCAACGACAAGCAGTTCGGCGCGGAGAACAGGAAGCTGATGCAGCAGTGGCTTTCCGACTGGGTGCCGCGGTGCATCCACGCCGCGCGGACCCTGCAACCGCTGTGGTCGCAGCCGGATGCCAAGCCGCCTCGCTTCGAGGACGGCCTGGACCGGGCCAAGAGCCGGTTCAGCGCGATCCTGACCGACCTGGAACTGACGGCGCCGAAGGAGCTGGGCCAGTGA
- the mimD gene encoding propane 2-monooxygenase effector subunit MimD: protein MTVFKTAESPYQQNNTASNMCGFTLMNNQVGAIVAEVMATKDNVTVLPLPSMIRVDAVGRMDVVYAEIDEAAGEEEGWFNAAEFEESMSTHYGRMIHEDDRTIMFANPEDAAEYLDFDLVARS from the coding sequence GTGACTGTGTTCAAGACGGCCGAGAGCCCGTACCAGCAGAACAACACCGCCTCCAACATGTGCGGCTTCACCCTGATGAACAACCAGGTCGGGGCGATCGTCGCGGAGGTGATGGCGACCAAGGACAACGTCACCGTGCTGCCGCTGCCGTCGATGATCCGGGTGGACGCGGTCGGCCGGATGGACGTGGTCTACGCCGAGATCGACGAGGCCGCCGGCGAGGAGGAGGGCTGGTTCAACGCGGCCGAGTTCGAGGAGAGCATGTCCACCCACTACGGCCGCATGATCCACGAGGACGACCGCACGATCATGTTCGCCAATCCCGAGGACGCCGCCGAGTACCTCGACTTCGACCTCGTGGCCCGGTCCTAG